One Deltaproteobacteria bacterium DNA window includes the following coding sequences:
- the nrfD gene encoding polysulfide reductase NrfD — MLDRAEQLQLEDPVDRRAPLILRGADFKGITESVSRPTEWKTPKAWWIYFLAASSLLALLLGAVGYLFWEGVGIWGLNNPVSWAWDITNFVFWVGIGHAGTLISAILFLFRQKWRTSINRFAEAMTIFAVMCALLFPSIHVGRVWLLYYVFPVPNQMSVWPQFRSPLLWDVFAVTIYGSVSLLFWYVGLIPDLATLRDRAKTRARQLAYGIFALGWRGSNRHWQHYEKAYLILAGLATPLVLSVHSVVSFDFATSNLPGWHTTIFPPYFVAGAIFSGFGMVITLMTIARWVFKLEHLVTTRHFENMAKVTLLTGCIVGYAYSIEFFTAWYSGNPYESFTFINRATGPYAWAYWIMVSCNVISPQIFWFKKARRSIPILFVVSIFVNIGMWFERFVIIVTSLHRDFMPSSWFYFSPTIWDIATLLGSFGLFFTMFALFVRFLPMVAMAEVKGVLPQANPHFHPEPGPAAPGSAEGAPLTHQEA, encoded by the coding sequence ATGCTTGATCGAGCGGAACAACTGCAGCTCGAAGATCCGGTGGACCGGCGAGCGCCCCTGATCCTCCGGGGGGCCGACTTCAAGGGCATCACCGAATCTGTCAGTCGCCCCACAGAGTGGAAGACTCCGAAGGCCTGGTGGATCTATTTCCTGGCCGCCTCGTCGCTCCTCGCCCTGCTCCTCGGCGCGGTGGGCTACCTCTTCTGGGAAGGCGTCGGGATCTGGGGTCTCAATAACCCGGTGAGCTGGGCCTGGGACATCACGAACTTCGTGTTCTGGGTCGGTATCGGACACGCCGGCACGCTGATCTCGGCCATCCTCTTCCTCTTCCGGCAGAAGTGGCGCACGTCGATCAACCGCTTCGCCGAGGCGATGACGATCTTCGCCGTCATGTGCGCGCTGCTCTTCCCGTCGATCCATGTCGGGCGCGTCTGGCTGCTCTACTACGTCTTCCCCGTGCCGAACCAGATGTCCGTCTGGCCCCAGTTCAGAAGCCCGCTCCTCTGGGACGTCTTCGCGGTGACGATCTACGGCTCGGTCTCGCTCCTCTTCTGGTACGTGGGCCTCATCCCCGACCTGGCCACGCTCAGGGACCGGGCGAAGACCCGCGCCCGGCAGCTCGCCTACGGCATCTTCGCTCTCGGGTGGCGCGGCTCCAACCGCCACTGGCAGCACTACGAGAAGGCCTATCTGATCCTGGCCGGCCTGGCCACGCCGCTCGTGCTCTCGGTGCACTCGGTGGTGTCCTTCGACTTCGCCACCTCGAACCTGCCGGGCTGGCACACGACGATCTTCCCGCCCTACTTCGTCGCCGGCGCCATCTTCTCGGGCTTCGGCATGGTCATCACGCTCATGACCATCGCGCGCTGGGTCTTCAAGCTCGAGCACCTGGTGACGACCCGCCACTTCGAGAACATGGCGAAGGTGACCCTCCTCACCGGCTGCATCGTGGGCTACGCCTACAGCATCGAGTTCTTCACCGCCTGGTACAGCGGCAACCCCTACGAGAGCTTCACCTTCATCAATCGCGCCACGGGGCCCTACGCCTGGGCCTACTGGATCATGGTGAGCTGCAACGTGATCTCGCCGCAGATCTTCTGGTTCAAGAAGGCGCGGCGCAGCATCCCGATCCTCTTCGTCGTCTCGATCTTCGTGAACATCGGCATGTGGTTCGAGCGCTTCGTGATCATCGTGACCTCGCTCCACCGCGACTTCATGCCCTCGAGCTGGTTCTACTTCTCCCCGACGATCTGGGACATCGCCACGCTGCTCGGCAGCTTCGGCCTCTTCTTCACCATGTTCGCCCTCTTCGTGCGCTTTTTGCCCATGGTGGCGATGGCAGAGGTGAAGGGAGTCCTGCCCCAGGCCAATCCCCACTTCCACCCGGAGCCCGGACCTGCGGCGCCCGGGTCGGCGGAAGGGGCCCCGCTCACGCATCAGGAGGCCTAA
- a CDS encoding cytochrome c3 family protein yields the protein MAVIFPRWTNKIPLILGGAVPMGGIVVVAAVWYWGSPKYTDVGYQPEQPVAFSHQQHAGELGMDCRYCHSTVERGAFAAIPPTQTCMNCHATIRKDSPKLAPVRQSAATGKPIEWVRVHMLPDYAYFDHSVHLAAGVGCASCHGRIDQMPVVRQDQSLSMGWCLECHRNPTPHLRPKGQITNMAYSPAEAKYDAAKDPQRTRTLKPPVYCSGCHR from the coding sequence GTGGCGGTCATCTTCCCTCGTTGGACCAATAAAATTCCTCTCATCCTCGGCGGTGCGGTCCCCATGGGCGGCATCGTCGTGGTGGCCGCGGTCTGGTACTGGGGCTCCCCCAAGTACACGGACGTGGGCTATCAGCCGGAGCAGCCGGTCGCCTTCAGCCACCAGCAGCACGCCGGCGAGCTCGGCATGGATTGTCGCTACTGCCACAGCACGGTGGAACGCGGCGCCTTCGCGGCCATCCCTCCGACGCAGACCTGCATGAACTGCCACGCCACCATTCGCAAGGACAGCCCCAAGCTGGCGCCGGTGCGGCAGAGCGCCGCCACGGGCAAGCCGATCGAGTGGGTCCGCGTCCACATGCTCCCCGACTACGCCTATTTCGATCACAGCGTGCACCTCGCCGCGGGGGTGGGCTGCGCGAGCTGCCACGGACGCATCGATCAGATGCCGGTGGTCCGCCAAGACCAGTCGCTCAGCATGGGGTGGTGCCTGGAGTGCCACCGCAACCCGACGCCGCACCTCCGTCCGAAAGGCCAGATCACGAACATGGCCTACAGCCCGGCCGAGGCGAAATACGACGCCGCGAAGGACCCGCAACGCACGCGCACCCTCAAGCCGCCCGTGTACTGCTCTGGATGCCATCGATGA
- a CDS encoding TAT-variant-translocated molybdopterin oxidoreductase: MTTTRPTVDPATSDVETPAPGASHGYWRSLRQLAEPSAGQDALRDEFPEGASELEVTPVDRRGFLGVMGASLALAGATLSGCVRKPKEKILPYASRPEDLIPGRPKYYATATAIGPTVLGLVVESQEGRPTKIEGNPRHPNSSGATNLWAQAEVLRLYDPDRSRTPARGKEGGAPAPATVTELEAFLKEHLGKLRGDGTGLALLLSWRPSPTLQKLVAEFRTAYPKATVHLHDAAYPAGDRAATALLGQGQLQPVYAVDRAKVVLTLDCDFLGTEGDMVRATRGFAAGRRVRSERDEMNRLYTVEPMLTITGGMADHRLPLAASQVGAFARALAAELFRKGVNPPTGAQELVSKLGGTSEAFGKWIPAVAADLARQRGQSLVLVGERQPAWVHALGHLLNAALGNVGRTVTYTAHEEGPAEGIEALAKAMRAGQVKTLVMLGGNPVYDAPADLEFGAALKQVPTSIHQSLYPDETSRASSWHVPASHFLEAWGDLRAKDGTTSVQQPLIAPLFGTWSELEFLARVVGSPVLDGHQLVKRGAAAQYKGQLDFERFWRRTLHDGVMAGSSAPPVSPTFNWAALAGTLPAAAAASGGLELAFQLDESVYDGRYANAGWLQEYPDPVSKLTWDNAALVGPVTAKRLGLADGDLVELSVQGRKLKIAAFTVPGTVENTVVVPLGYGRTAAGKVGNGRGFNAYALRTTQGLGFAGGAALAKLGGTYKLVTTQEYGQLVEPQTGRRRPLIREATLAEYRKDPAFVKKDEAIPAEKITSLSHRSVETGGQQWGMVIDLNACTGCGACLVGCQAENNIPVVGKERVANGREMHWIRIDRYFEGSMETPRMVYQPVPCMHCENAPCEPVCPVTATSHSADGMNDMIYNRCIGTRYCANNCPYKVRRFNYFNFTKENDARSPLLAMQRNPDVTVRFRGVMEKCSYCVQRIMEAKAESKRQGHGVVADGAVVPACAQVCPAQAIVFGDINDPKSAVASAKRDSRHYGLLTEVNTQPRTTYLGSLRNPNPELA, translated from the coding sequence ATGACCACGACACGACCGACAGTGGACCCCGCGACCTCCGACGTCGAGACGCCGGCCCCGGGGGCGAGTCACGGATACTGGCGTAGCCTTCGCCAGCTCGCGGAGCCCTCCGCCGGACAGGATGCGCTTAGGGACGAGTTTCCCGAGGGAGCCTCCGAGCTCGAGGTAACGCCCGTGGATCGTCGGGGGTTCCTCGGCGTGATGGGTGCCTCGCTGGCTCTCGCCGGGGCGACGCTCAGCGGCTGCGTGCGCAAGCCCAAGGAGAAGATCCTCCCCTACGCCTCGCGGCCGGAGGACCTCATTCCGGGCCGGCCCAAGTACTACGCCACCGCGACCGCCATCGGCCCCACGGTGCTGGGTCTCGTGGTGGAGAGCCAGGAGGGGCGGCCGACCAAGATCGAAGGCAACCCGCGCCACCCGAACAGCAGCGGCGCGACGAACCTCTGGGCGCAAGCCGAGGTGCTCCGGCTCTACGACCCGGACCGCAGCCGCACGCCCGCCCGCGGGAAGGAAGGGGGCGCGCCCGCGCCCGCGACGGTGACCGAGCTCGAAGCGTTCCTCAAGGAGCATCTCGGCAAGCTCCGAGGCGACGGCACCGGCCTCGCGCTCCTCCTCTCCTGGCGCCCCTCCCCCACGCTGCAGAAGCTCGTGGCGGAGTTCCGCACCGCGTACCCGAAGGCCACCGTCCATCTGCACGACGCCGCCTACCCCGCGGGGGACCGCGCTGCGACGGCCCTCCTCGGGCAGGGGCAGCTCCAGCCCGTCTACGCCGTGGATCGGGCCAAGGTGGTGCTGACCCTCGACTGCGACTTCCTCGGCACCGAGGGGGACATGGTGCGGGCCACCCGGGGCTTCGCCGCCGGCCGTCGGGTCCGCTCCGAGCGCGACGAGATGAATCGGCTCTACACCGTCGAGCCGATGCTCACGATCACGGGCGGCATGGCCGACCATCGGCTACCGCTGGCCGCCTCCCAGGTGGGAGCGTTCGCGCGGGCGCTGGCGGCCGAGCTCTTCCGCAAGGGCGTGAACCCGCCCACCGGCGCGCAGGAGCTGGTGAGCAAGCTCGGCGGGACCTCCGAGGCCTTCGGGAAGTGGATCCCGGCGGTCGCGGCGGACCTGGCCCGGCAGCGCGGACAGAGCCTGGTGCTCGTCGGAGAGCGCCAGCCGGCGTGGGTCCACGCGCTCGGGCACTTGCTCAACGCGGCCCTCGGCAACGTGGGACGCACTGTCACCTATACCGCCCACGAGGAAGGCCCGGCCGAGGGGATCGAGGCGCTGGCGAAGGCCATGCGCGCCGGCCAGGTCAAGACGCTGGTCATGCTCGGCGGCAACCCCGTCTACGACGCTCCCGCCGACCTCGAGTTCGGCGCCGCGCTGAAGCAGGTGCCGACGAGCATCCACCAGAGCCTGTATCCCGACGAGACCTCGCGGGCCAGCTCCTGGCACGTGCCGGCGAGCCACTTCCTCGAGGCCTGGGGCGACCTGCGCGCCAAGGACGGCACGACGAGCGTGCAGCAGCCGCTCATCGCACCGCTCTTCGGCACCTGGTCCGAGCTCGAGTTCCTGGCCCGCGTCGTCGGGAGCCCCGTTCTCGACGGGCACCAGCTCGTCAAGCGCGGCGCGGCGGCGCAATACAAGGGGCAGCTCGACTTCGAGCGCTTCTGGCGGCGCACGCTGCACGACGGGGTAATGGCCGGCAGCTCAGCTCCCCCCGTCTCCCCGACCTTCAACTGGGCGGCGCTCGCCGGAACGTTGCCCGCGGCGGCGGCGGCGAGCGGCGGCCTCGAGCTGGCCTTCCAGCTCGACGAATCCGTCTACGACGGACGCTACGCGAACGCCGGCTGGCTGCAGGAGTACCCGGACCCGGTCTCGAAGCTTACCTGGGACAACGCGGCCCTCGTCGGACCCGTGACCGCCAAGCGCCTCGGCCTCGCCGACGGCGACCTGGTCGAGCTCTCGGTGCAAGGGCGCAAGCTGAAGATCGCAGCGTTCACGGTGCCCGGCACCGTCGAGAACACGGTCGTCGTCCCCCTCGGCTACGGCCGCACGGCCGCGGGCAAGGTCGGCAACGGCCGCGGCTTCAACGCCTACGCGCTGCGGACGACGCAGGGGCTCGGCTTCGCCGGCGGCGCCGCCCTGGCCAAGCTCGGCGGCACCTACAAGCTCGTGACCACGCAGGAGTACGGCCAGCTCGTCGAGCCGCAGACCGGCCGGCGGCGGCCGCTGATCCGCGAGGCCACCCTCGCCGAGTACCGCAAGGACCCCGCCTTCGTGAAGAAGGACGAGGCGATCCCGGCCGAGAAGATCACCTCGCTCAGTCACCGCTCCGTCGAGACGGGCGGCCAGCAGTGGGGGATGGTCATCGACCTGAACGCCTGCACGGGCTGCGGGGCCTGCCTCGTCGGCTGCCAGGCCGAGAACAACATCCCGGTGGTGGGCAAGGAACGCGTGGCGAACGGCCGCGAGATGCACTGGATCCGCATCGACCGCTATTTCGAGGGGTCGATGGAGACCCCGCGCATGGTCTACCAGCCCGTGCCGTGCATGCACTGCGAGAATGCCCCCTGCGAGCCGGTTTGTCCGGTCACGGCCACCTCGCACAGCGCCGACGGCATGAACGACATGATCTACAACCGGTGCATCGGCACGCGCTACTGCGCGAACAACTGCCCCTATAAGGTGCGACGCTTCAACTACTTCAACTTCACGAAGGAGAACGACGCGCGCAGCCCGCTCCTCGCGATGCAGCGCAACCCCGACGTGACCGTTCGCTTCCGCGGCGTGATGGAGAAGTGCAGCTACTGCGTGCAGCGCATCATGGAGGCCAAGGCCGAGTCGAAGCGGCAGGGTCACGGCGTGGTGGCCGACGGCGCCGTGGTCCCCGCGTGCGCGCAGGTCTGCCCGGCCCAGGCCATCGTCTTCGGCGACATCAACGACCCGAAGAGCGCGGTGGCCTCCGCCAAACGGGACAGCCGGCACTACGGCTTGCTCACCGAGGTCAACACCCAGCCGCGGACGACCTACCTCGGTAGTCTGCGCAACCCGAATCCGGAGCTGGCATAA